In the genome of Calliopsis andreniformis isolate RMS-2024a chromosome 10, iyCalAndr_principal, whole genome shotgun sequence, one region contains:
- the LOC143184527 gene encoding uncharacterized protein LOC143184527 isoform X2, protein MEVDDVNLLVQDIKETNKIPKEELQHEIETRAGSRPPTHQEIKKFEKFSAIKKGCFHPSEDQIISNNWKSFCKLHNWDSRKVQPFLLLREENVAYIRSKIQRRRFVQFLADGLPNRTLYSVYHRFRNLYQERLQRRFLPEEDKMILNHLERNINLDEKRKYADLAKVLKRSRASIWRRYMLLKKKRQ, encoded by the exons atggagGTTGATGATGTTAATTTACTTGTGCAAGATATAAAAGAAACAAATAAAATTCCTAAAGAGGAATTACAG CATGAAATTGAAACGCGTGCTGGGTCTCGTCCTCCAACACaccaagaaataaaaaaattcgaaaaattcTCAGCTATTAAAAAAGGATGTTTCCACCCATCtgaagatcaaataattagcaaTAACTGGAAGTCATTCTGCAAG TTACATAATTGGGATTCCAGAAAAGTTCAACCATTTTTGCTTTTACGAGAAGAAAATGTAGCTTATATTCGCAGCAAGATACAAAGAAGAAGATTTGTACAGTTTCTAGCTGATGGTCTACCAAATAGAACATTGTACAGTGTATATCACAGATTTAGAAATTTATATCAGGAACGTTTACAAAGAAG GTTTCTTCCCGAAGAAGACAAGATGATTTTAAATCACCTAGAGCGCAATATAAACCTTGATGAAAAACGAAAATATGCGGATTTAGCAAAAGTTTTAAAGCGATCTCGAGCATCTATTTGGCGTCGTTACATGTTACTAAAGAAAAAACGTCAATGA
- the LOC143184527 gene encoding uncharacterized protein LOC143184527 isoform X1: MEVDDVNLLVQDIKETNKIPKEELQFLRNLKVQLKNPVLPQHEIETRAGSRPPTHQEIKKFEKFSAIKKGCFHPSEDQIISNNWKSFCKLHNWDSRKVQPFLLLREENVAYIRSKIQRRRFVQFLADGLPNRTLYSVYHRFRNLYQERLQRRFLPEEDKMILNHLERNINLDEKRKYADLAKVLKRSRASIWRRYMLLKKKRQ, from the exons atggagGTTGATGATGTTAATTTACTTGTGCAAGATATAAAAGAAACAAATAAAATTCCTAAAGAGGAATTACAG TTCCTACGAAATttaaaagtacaattaaaaaatCCTGTTCTACCACAGCATGAAATTGAAACGCGTGCTGGGTCTCGTCCTCCAACACaccaagaaataaaaaaattcgaaaaattcTCAGCTATTAAAAAAGGATGTTTCCACCCATCtgaagatcaaataattagcaaTAACTGGAAGTCATTCTGCAAG TTACATAATTGGGATTCCAGAAAAGTTCAACCATTTTTGCTTTTACGAGAAGAAAATGTAGCTTATATTCGCAGCAAGATACAAAGAAGAAGATTTGTACAGTTTCTAGCTGATGGTCTACCAAATAGAACATTGTACAGTGTATATCACAGATTTAGAAATTTATATCAGGAACGTTTACAAAGAAG GTTTCTTCCCGAAGAAGACAAGATGATTTTAAATCACCTAGAGCGCAATATAAACCTTGATGAAAAACGAAAATATGCGGATTTAGCAAAAGTTTTAAAGCGATCTCGAGCATCTATTTGGCGTCGTTACATGTTACTAAAGAAAAAACGTCAATGA